The proteins below come from a single Asanoa ferruginea genomic window:
- the typA gene encoding translational GTPase TypA, translating into MPTRSDLRNVAIVAHVDHGKTTLVDAMLRQGGQFHARNELTTDRMMDSMDLEREKGITILAKNTAISYAPADGQPVVINIIDTPGHADFGGEVERGLTMVDGVVLLVDASEGPLPQTRFVLRKALKARLPIILVINKVDRPDARIKEVVDDTYELFLDLDADDAQIDFPIVYACARDGIASLTQPADGTVPADSDSLQPLFQTLLDTIPAPSYEEGAPLQAHVTNLDASPFLGRLALCRVREGTIRKGQTVTWCKIDGSTEKVRISELLMTEGLERKPAESAGPGDIMAVAGIPEIMIGETLADADDPRPLPLITVDEPAISMTIGTNTSPLVGRVKGAKVTARMVKDRLERELVGNVSLRVLPTDRPDAWEVQGRGELALAILVEQMRREQYELTVGKPQVVTREIDGKICEPVERLTIDAPEEYLGAITQLLATRKGRMEQLVNHGTGWIRMEWLVPARGLIGFRTEFLTDTRGTGILHHVFENYEPWFGELRTRGNGSLVADRTGAVTGFAMINLQERGSLFVEPGTEVYEGMIVGENSRSDDMDVNITKEKKLTNMRQSTSDETEKVIPPRKLSLEQALEFCREDECVEVTPAAVRIRKVILDQTTRGRQAARRKHAG; encoded by the coding sequence ATGCCGACCCGTTCCGATCTCCGCAACGTCGCCATCGTGGCCCACGTCGACCACGGCAAGACAACTCTTGTCGACGCGATGCTGCGCCAGGGCGGCCAGTTCCATGCCCGCAACGAGCTCACCACCGACCGCATGATGGACTCGATGGACCTTGAGCGCGAGAAGGGCATCACCATTCTCGCCAAGAACACCGCCATCAGCTATGCGCCCGCCGACGGCCAACCGGTGGTCATCAACATCATCGACACCCCGGGCCACGCCGACTTCGGTGGCGAGGTCGAGCGCGGCCTGACCATGGTCGACGGCGTCGTGTTGCTGGTCGACGCCAGTGAGGGCCCGCTGCCGCAGACCCGGTTCGTGCTGCGCAAGGCGCTCAAGGCCCGGCTGCCGATCATCCTGGTGATCAACAAGGTCGACCGGCCCGACGCCCGGATCAAAGAGGTCGTCGACGACACCTACGAGCTGTTCCTCGACCTCGACGCCGACGACGCCCAGATCGACTTCCCCATCGTGTACGCGTGCGCCCGCGACGGCATCGCCTCGCTGACCCAGCCCGCCGACGGCACGGTGCCGGCCGACAGCGACTCGTTGCAGCCCCTGTTCCAGACGCTGCTCGACACCATCCCGGCGCCGTCATACGAGGAGGGCGCCCCGCTCCAGGCGCACGTCACCAACCTGGACGCGTCGCCGTTCCTCGGCCGCCTGGCGCTGTGCCGGGTGCGGGAGGGCACGATCCGCAAGGGTCAGACGGTCACCTGGTGCAAGATCGACGGCAGCACCGAGAAGGTCCGGATCTCCGAGCTGCTGATGACCGAGGGCCTGGAGCGCAAGCCGGCCGAGTCCGCCGGCCCCGGCGACATCATGGCCGTCGCCGGCATCCCGGAGATCATGATCGGCGAGACGCTGGCCGACGCCGACGACCCCCGCCCGCTCCCGCTGATCACCGTCGACGAGCCGGCGATCTCGATGACCATCGGCACCAACACCTCGCCGCTGGTCGGCCGGGTCAAGGGCGCCAAGGTCACCGCGCGGATGGTCAAGGACCGGCTCGAGCGCGAACTGGTCGGCAACGTGTCGCTGCGGGTGCTGCCCACCGATCGCCCCGACGCGTGGGAGGTGCAGGGCCGCGGCGAGCTGGCGCTGGCCATCCTGGTCGAGCAGATGCGCCGCGAGCAGTACGAGCTGACGGTCGGCAAGCCCCAGGTGGTGACCCGGGAGATCGACGGCAAGATCTGCGAGCCGGTCGAGCGGCTCACGATCGACGCCCCCGAGGAATACCTGGGCGCGATCACCCAGCTCCTGGCGACCCGTAAGGGTCGGATGGAGCAGCTGGTCAACCACGGCACCGGCTGGATCCGGATGGAGTGGCTGGTCCCGGCGCGCGGCCTGATCGGCTTCCGCACCGAGTTCCTGACCGACACCCGCGGCACCGGCATCCTGCACCACGTGTTCGAAAACTACGAGCCGTGGTTCGGCGAGCTGCGCACCCGCGGCAACGGCTCGCTGGTCGCCGACCGCACGGGCGCGGTGACCGGGTTCGCGATGATCAACCTCCAGGAGCGCGGCTCACTGTTCGTCGAGCCGGGCACCGAGGTCTACGAGGGCATGATCGTGGGTGAGAACTCCCGCTCCGACGACATGGACGTCAACATCACCAAGGAAAAGAAGCTGACGAACATGCGGCAGTCGACGTCGGACGAGACGGAGAAGGTCATCCCGCCGCGCAAGCTCTCGCTGGAGCAGGCCCTCGAGTTCTGCCGCGAAGACGAGTGCGTCGAGGTCACCCCGGCCGCGGTGCGCATCCGCAAGGTCATCCTCGACCAGACCACCCGCGGCCGCCAGGCCGCCCGCCGCAAGCACGCCGGCTGA